Part of the Leptotrichia massiliensis genome, TTAATATATTTTTATTACTTTTTAAGTTTTATTTATTTTTAAGTTTATTTAAGCAAGGACATCAAACGCCATGTCCTTGCATCCCGGCTTTACGCAAAACTTTTTTATAAAAGAAAAATAGAACTCGCTTTTCAATTTCAATTATTTTTAATATAAATAATTAAATATATTTCAAGATTTATTCCAAAAGCTCAAACAGCTATTTTTCTTTTAACGAAGTTTTGCTTATTTTAAAATACATCAACGCTTATAATAAAATTTAATTGTTATTCTAATTAAAAATTTTACATTTAGAGTTTTTAAGTCAATGTATCAAGATATTTCTGCAAAATTATTGACGCTGCAACCATATCTACTACTTTTCTACGTTCTTTTCCATTCTTTTTGGAATAGTTTTTTAGATAATGCTCAGCCTCTGTTGTTGTGTAACGCTCATCCACAAAGATAATCTGAATATTTGGAATGTCTTTCTTTAATTCTTCCACAAATTCCTCCACTTTTTCCACCTGACGTTTTTTTGTACCATCAAGGCTCTTTGGCATTCCCACAACAACTTTTTTTGTGCCTTCATCATCTAGTATTTCCTTTATTCTTTCAACAGGATTTGTCTTTGTTCTGTCAATCACTTCAAGAGCAGTCGCAAGAATTCCCAAAGGATCGCATTTCGCAACTCCAATTCTAACATCTCCCACATCTAATCCAATAAATTTTTTCATTTTTATTTCTCATTTCTTAAACAATTTACCATTTTACAGACTTAATAAAATTATTTTTTTATAAATTTAAGTTTTACTTAATCAAATATAATTTTAGATTGTCTTGCAAGGGGGATTACCCCCTTACTAAATAATATCTGTTTTAGTACAAATCTAAACCTGTATGGTTGTAAAGTAGGTTTACTATAATTTTTCAGTTACAAATTCAAATGCTTTTTTAACAGCTTCTTTTACAGCAGTTCCATCTTTTCCACCAGCCTGTGCAAAGTCAGGACGTCCTCCACCGTTTCCGCCAGCGACTTGTGCTGCAATTTTTACTATTTCTCCAGCCTTCACTTTTGAAATTAAGTCTTTCGTAACTCCAACTACAAAAACTGCCTTTCCATTGTTATTTGTTCCCAAAATGATGATTCCAGACTGCATCTTTTCTTTTCCTCTGTCTACAATCTCTTTCAATTCATCAACATTTTTATCCTCAAATGAAGATTTTAATACTTTCACATCGTTTACTGTTTCCACATTTTCCAGCATTTCATTAATTTCGTATTTTACAAGTTTTGTTTGCATTTCCTCATGCACTTTTACTGCTGCTCTCATATCTCCAATATATTTTTCGATAATATCGACAACATTTTTTTCGTCTGTTCTAAAAATATCAGATATTTCCTTTATTTTATCTTCAAGCCTATTCACATAATTTAGACTTTTATATCCAGTTGTAGCTGTAATTCTACGTGTTCCTGAAGCAATTCCATTTTCAGATTCGATATTGAATAATCCTATTTCTCCGGTTGATTTAACGTGTGTTCCCCCACAAAGTTCAATTGAATATCCGTCAATTTCAACAACACGAACTATATCTCCATATTTATCTGAAAATAATGCCATCGCTCCTCTTGCTTTTGCATCTTCAATATTTTCATAATTTATTTTTACTTGTAAATTTGATAAAATAATGTCATTTACACCTTTTTCAATTTTTTCAATCATTTCTGGACTGATTGCTTCGTAATGTGAAAAGTCAAATCTTAATTTTTCATCATCCACAAGCGATCCAGACTGCTCTACATGTGTTCCTAGATTTTCTCTTAAAACTTTGTGTAAAATGTGTGTAGCTGTATGATTTCTCTGAATATCTTTTCTACGGTTTACATCAATTTGCATTTTCACTTCCATGCCTACAGCTGGAGCAATTCCCCTTGTGATTTCAACCTGATGAATAAAGACATCATGTTTTTTAACCACATTTACAACTTTTCCTTCAAATTCTCCAGAAGTAATAATTCCCGTATCAGCAACTTGTCCTCCAGATTCAGCATAAAACGGAGTTTTATCAAAAATCATCTCATATCCTGAGATTCCTTCACTTTTGGCAATATGTAAAAGCGTGCTTTTTTCCTCAAAATTTTGTAAATATCCAGTAAATTCTGTTTTCCCATGTTTTTCAAAAAATTCATCTATAAATTCATCTTTTATCATATCAGAAATTGTTGTTCTGCTGTCTTTTGAACGCTGTACCTGTTCTGCCAGCTTTTTCTCAAATTCTTCTTCTGATGCTTCAAAGCCTTGATTTTCCAAGATTAATTTTGTAAGTTCAAACGGGAATCCAAAAGTATCATACAGTTTGAAAGTAAGTTCAGCTGGCAATTCCTTCTGATTTGCTGTTTTTAATTTCTGAATTTCTTCTTCCAGCATTTCAGTTCCATTTTTCAAAGTTGTTGCAAATCTTTCTTCTTCCAGTCTTATAACTTTTTCAATGTATTCCTGCTTTTCCGCTAACTCTGGATATGCTTCATTCATTGTCTCAAGAACATAAGGCACTAATTTATAAAGAAATATATCTTCTTTTTCAAAAACTTTCTGTTTTGCAGAACTTCCAGCTCCAAAAGCACGTCTTATAATTTTTCTTAAAATATATCCACGCCCTTCATTTGATGGCAACACTCCATCTCCAATCAAAAATACTGAGGCTCTAACGTGATCGGCAATAATTTTTACTGCTTCCTCATTTTCATTTCCTTGAATTTCAAGTACAGATTTTATCCCTTTTGTAATATTTGTAAATAAATCCGTATCAAAGTTGTTATCCTTGTTTTGTACAACCGAAGCAATTCTCTCAAGTCCTGCCCCTGTGTCAATATTTTTTTCTGGAAGTGGCACAAGTGAACCGTCTTCAAGCCTATTCCATTCAGTAAATACCAGATTCCAGATTTCTAAAAATCTATCTCCGTCATCTCCTGGCTTTCTGTCAGCTTCTTCATTATTTTTTCCCATATTCTGAGTATCGTAATAAATTTCGCTACAAGGCCCACAAGATCCCACAGGTCCTGCTGCCCACCAGTTATCCTCTTCTCCAAGCCTAACAATTCTCTCTGCTGGCACTCCAATTTCCTTGTTCCAGATTTCATAAGCCTCATCATCTGTTTTATACACAGACACCCAAAGTCTGTCCTCTTCCAGTTTCAATACTTTCGTTATATATTCCCAAGACCACTCAATAGCTTCCTTTTTAAAATAATCTCCAAATGAGAAATTACCTAACATTTCAAAAAATGTATGATGTCTAGGCGTTCTTCCTACATTTTCCAAGTCATTAGTTCTAATACATTTCTGATAAGTAGTAATTCTTTTAAATGGTGCCTCCTTTTCTCCTAAAAAGAACGGCTTAAACGGTACCATTCCTGCTACAGTCAGCAATAAGCTCTTATCATCTGGTATAAGCGACGCACTTTCAAAATGCTTATGCTCTTTCGATTTAAAAAAATCTACAAAACTTTTTCTTATTTCATTTCCTGTCATTATTTGTTTGAGATTGTTGAAACAATCCCGCTCCTTTCCTATTGTATCTTTATTTTATTATTGTAAAATTATTATTTTCAACCAATATTGCTTCTTTATTATTAATCAATTTTAAATCCAATTTATCTTTATATAATTCAACAGTATTTCTCGAACTTTTCACAAAAGGCTCTTCCTCAAAATGAGGAACTATGTAAAAATCTACTAAACTTAACCCTGTATAATCATTTAATTCTGTTGCAAATGTCTTATCATCCACTATAGAGGCGTACTCTATGTCTGGAGCCGCTATTACTGAACCTGCTGATTCTCCAATATAGAGCAGTCCATTTTCTATTCTTTCCTTTAAATAAGATGTCAAATTTTTTCTTTTTAATTCTTGCAATAAATAGAAAGTATTTCCACCAGAAATAAAAACTATTTTCGCTTCTGATAATTTCTCTTTTGCAGTATTTTCTGAAAAAATAGAAACATCAAAATTCTCCACTTCATAACCAAAATCTTCAAATGCCTTTTGAGTAAGATGTATGTATTTTTTATATTCGTCTACATTAGTTGCTGTGGGAATAAATAGTATTTTTTTACTTTCAGTATTTTTATCTAAAAATTTTTTTACAAGTTCTATACTTTCGTATAAAGATGATGTTAAAATCATATTTTTCAAAAAAATCATCCTCTCTAATCAAGCTTGAAGTTATCCCCAAGATACACTCTTCTAGCTGTTTCATCATTTGCAATCTGCTGTCCTGTTCCTGCAATCAAAATTGTACCTTCTGCCATTATATAGGCTCTTTCCGTAATTCTCAATGTTTCACGCACATTATGATCGGTAATCAGTATTCCAAGCCCACGTTCCTTTAACTGCATTATTATATTCTGAATATCCTCAACTGCAATCGGATCTACTCCCGCAAAAGGCTCATCAAGCAATATAAAGTCTGGATTTGTAGAAATAGTTCTAGCAATCTCCACACGTCTACGTTCCCCTCCAGAAAGTGCATATCCCAAACTTTTTGCTACATGAGATAACTTGAATTCCTCAATTAAATTCTGCATTGTGGCAATTCTTTCTTTCTTATTAACTCCTCGCATTTCAAGAACCGATACAATATTTTCCTCCACAGTCAAGTTTCTAAAAACAGACGCCTCCTGTGGCAAATATCCGAGTCCAAGTCTAGCTCTTTTATACATAGGCAACGTTGTAATTTCCTCTCCATTGTACATTACTCTTCCATGATTTGGTCTTACAATTCCTGTAATCATATAAAAGGTAGTTGTCTTTCCCGCTCCATTAGGTCCAAGAAGTCCTACAACCTCGCCCTTTTCCATTGACAGACTCACACTTTTCACAACTTCCCTGTTTTTATATATCTTTTTCAAGCTATCGGCTTCTATACTAATTTTTCTAGCCATATCTTCTCCTATTTTAAAATTATCATTCAAATAACTTTACTTATCGAAAGTTACCACTTCGCTATATTATAAATCATTTTTGCTTTTTTTTCTACTTTTTTTTAAAATTTGCAAAAAGTCAGATTATTATTTTATCCTTCTATCCATATATTCCACATTCAAATATATTACACACTGTAAAATTACAAACAATATCAATATAAAAGTTCCAAAAAATTCAAAAAAAACTGTACCAAATATTGTACTAAAAAATAAATATCCAACATTTAATCTTTCTAACATTGGGTATGTTAAACCTAAAAAACTTTCTGTAGTAAAAAAAATAAAAATTAGATATGTAATAACGAAAAATATTATTTTCAGCCAGTTTCTTTTCATCAAATGTAAATTATAATCCCAAGATTCCTTTAAATTAAACGGTCTTGCAGAAAATAATGGAATAAAATAAAACATATACAACCAAAAAATTACCATCGCTATCCAATATATTGCAAGAAAAACTAAGAAAAGTTCATCAAAAAATGTCAGATAAGGAAAAAAAGACTCTCCAATATAACTAGCTATATAGTATATAAAATATAAAAAGAAAAATTTTGAAGCTGACTGTCCTAGTCTTAAATAATTTTTCTCCTCTATTTTAAAAATTATTTTTTGATAAAACAAAAAAAGTACCAAATAATAACAAAAGTTAAAAATCGAAAATAAATTTAACATAGGAGAAAGTGAAGTATTCTGAAAAAGATATACTCCTATAATTTTAATACAATCTATTAAAAAGAAAAATAGTATCCACCACACACCATTTATGTCAAAAAGTAAACTTTTAAAAATAAAAAAAGTATATTTTATTTGCTGAAAAATATTTAATTTTTTTTCTGTCAATTTTTCTTGTAATTCTTTCATATCCATACTATTTAATGCATCCTTTCTTTTTATAATTTTTTATATTTTTTTTATATTAAAGAAAAGTGAGTATATTTCCTACCCACTTTTCTTATTTATCTAAAACTGTTTCTGATAAGAAGCACCACCGTATCTTAATGTTGCAACATTTCTATCTCCATTTTTGCTCCAAGAAATTGGCACATCTATTGTTCCCTTGTTCACATTTACTCTTACTGACGAAGGTAAGTTGCCGCCATCTTCTGGAACATAAATATTTTTTGCGGCTCTAACAAGCATTTCGTGTGCTGATTCTGTCGGAACACTCACATTAAAAGTTCTTTGAGCTGTATCTACACCAGCTTTAGCTATTGCAGTCAAAGTTACTCCTTTTGTTCCGCCACCATAAAATTGCTTGTTAATTCTTCCAGATACTGAAAACAGGCTTGAATTTGAAGAACGCCATTTTATTGTAACTGGAACTCCATTTGAGGCTGTCATTGATTTTGGCAAGTTAATTCCTCCTCTTGTACTAACCTCTCCTTCAGGAATTGACAATTTGCCTATTACTTCCTGAGTTGCCGCTGCATTTTTAGGATCTGACCGTCCTTGTTCCTCATTATTCTGAATTTCATATTGCATCTGAATATTTCCTTCGTTTTCAAGGATTCTCTTATCCATATCGTAAATTGCACTTTTAGATGAAATTTGTGTTTTCCCTTGATAAGTCACTACATTTCCATTTAATTTTATTTTTTTATCTTTCAAATAAATTGTAGCTTTATCCGCACTTGTATTAATCGCTCTGAACTGCGGCAATGTACTTACAATTTTTACATTGTTTCTGGCATACCCTTCCTGCTTATTCATATCCATATAAAGATAATTTGCTGTCATCTTTGTATTATTCTTAAAGTCAACCATAACCTTGTCCCTTGCAAGAATAAGGTTTCTTCCTGAATCCATCTCATTATACTGAGAATCAAGCGTAATATCCTTATAAGTCATATGCACATTTTCCTTAATTTCACTACGCGTAATACTCATATTACTTCCATTTTTATGTGAAACGAAATAAACTTTGGCAGTATTTCCTATGAAATTTACTGCTTCTGATTCTACAAGTGGTGTTGGATCATTTACAAGATCTTTTATATTTCCACGAATTTTACCTTTAACATGTCCATCAAACCTAAATTCCTTTTTCTCAAAACTTCCACGTCCTGTGTCAGATGTAATTCTATCTCCTTGAACACTTGTCATTTCCATTTTATTGGCAAAAATATCTTTTGAAATTGTGTTCATTGTCCCATTTGCACCATGTACATTAAAGTTCTGCTTTTTAACGTTAAATGATCCGTTCATTGTGGCATCTCCAGTTGGGAAAACATATATAAGTCCTGTTCCATCCATTTTATAGTCATCGTAATTTGCAGTATAGTAATCATTTGTTGTAAGTGTTTCTGTTTTTAAATCATAAACTCCACTTCTGTATGTTCCTGTTGTTTTTCTTGGTAAATAATTGTATGTACCATTTCCATCACCATTCAATATTCTAGCAATTTCATCATAGAATACATGATCTCCTGTTACTATTAAAGTTGGACTTGTATATTTTACATGTCCTCTTCCATCAACCTGTTTTTTCTTTACAAAGTATGAAGCTGTGTCTGCCGAAATCACACTATTTTTACCAGTATAGACAATATTTCCCTGCCCATCTATACGCTCATCCTTCATATAATAGTCAACTTTATTTCCTGTTAATTTATTTTCAGGATCTGTATAAATCACATTTCCTTCTGCATTTCCAATTTTATTTATATCATCATAACGCATTTTGTTAGCACGCAGTTCTCTTTTTGTCTGTTCTTCTTTGTAAATTACATGACCTTCTGCATCTGACACTTTTGTTGGATCATGATATGTAATTTTGTCTGCTGTCAAAGTCTTTTTATCTTTCTTGTTATTATAACTTGCATTTCCGATTGCTACGATTGTTTCAAATTTCGTTGTTGTTTCAACTCTATCTGCTTCAGAAACTGTATCATCAACAGTATTTATAAGTTTTGTCCTTACTGGTGAAATTAATAAATCGCCTTGTTTCTTGTATTCTACACGTTCTGTATAAATTTCCCATTTTTTGTCCTTAGTTGTTCCAACGACTTTTTTCATTAATGTAACATCAGATGTTTTAGTATTGACTTCGCCTTCTTTTCCAGAAATTATCATCTGTTTCTTTACCAAATCTACTATTACATTTTTGAATTTGATTACTTCATCTCCTTCAGATCCAATCTGTTCATCCGCATAAATGATAGCATCATCTTTTAATCTATACACAACTTTTTTTGCTTTCATATCCTTTTGCATCTGTTCAAGCGGTGTCGGAATTTTTTTAAAGAATACCGCATATATAAAATATATCAGTATTAATACAAGTCCTCCATAAGCTATTTTTTTCCACATTATTTTTCTCCTATTTTACCAATTTTAATTATCTTTTTTGATTTCTTGCTTTAATTCAAACAAAAATTTTATAGCATCCATCGGTGTAACATTATTCACATCATAATTTTCTATTTTATTCACAATTTCTAACAAACTTTCCTTTTCTTCTTCAACCTGTACTAATTTTTCCGTATAAAATTGATTACTTTCAGTATTTTCAAAATCATTTGCACTTTCATTTTCAAATTCTTGAAAATCATTCTCTAACTCTGAATTTCCTCCAAAAAGTGAAAGCTGGTGAACATCTACGGTTCTTTCAATCAATTCCTTTTTTTGCTCCAGCCGTTTCAATATTTTCTTGCTTTCAATCAATATTTCCTTTGGAAGCCCAGCCAATTTCGCCACTTCAATACCATAGGACTTGTCTGCTCCGCCTTTTACAATATTTCGCAAAAACATTACTTTTCCCTGCTTTTCATCCACTTCTATCCGATAATTTACAATGTGTGCAAATTTATTTTCCAGATCAGTTAGTTCGTGATAATGGGTTGCAAAAACTGTCTTAGCACCAATTTTATCGTGAATATACATTGAAATGGCAGTCGCAATGGAAACACCATCAGTTGTCGAAGTTCCACGTCCAACTTCATCCAGTATTATCAAACTTTTTTCAGTCGCATTGTTCAGAATGTTGGAAACCTCACTCATTTCCACCATAAATGTACTTTGCCCAGTCAAAATATCATCAGAAGCTCCAATCCGTGTCAAATATTTGTCTATAACTGATAAATTTGCTTTTTTAGCAGGGACAAAAGAGCCAATCTGAGCCATTATGGAAATTAATGCGATTTGTTTCATATACGTTGATTTTCCCGACATATTAGGCCCTGTCAATACGACAAAACTTTCCTTTTCAGTAAAGACTGTATCATTTGAAACATAATCCGTCCTTCCAATCAGTTTTTCCACAACTGGATGCCTTCCGCCCTCAATTTCAAAGGAATATTCCTCATTCATTTCAGGTTTTGCGTAATCATTTTCAATGGCACTTACAGCAAAAGATACCATTACATCAATGTATGCCAGCCTTTCTGCAAGTTCTGACAAAATTTTCCGATGTTCCTTGAGTTTTCCGCTAATTTCCTTGAACAAATGATATTCTAAATCTTCGATTTTTGCTTTGGAATTTATTATTGTGTCCTCATATTTTTTCAGTTCAGGCGTAATGTATCTCTCTGAATTTGAAAGAGTCTGTTTTCTTATGTAATGTTCTGGCACCATATCCAGATTTGCTTTTGTAATTTCGATGAAGTAACCAAAAACCTTGTTAAACTTTATTTTTATATTTCTAATTCCAGTTGCTTCCCTTTCCCGCTGTTCAATATCCAGCAAAAAGTCCTTCCCAGAATTCATAATATTTCTAATTTGATCCAGTTCCGCATTGTATCCAGATTTTATAATTCCGCCTTCACGTACCGAAAATGGCGCATCTTCTTTTATACTGTCATCAATTATTTTATAACACTCAAACAAAATATTTGCATCAATATTCCTAAAAAAATCAGTATTTCCCAAAATTTTCATTATTTCAACAGCCGATTTTATCGTTTTTTTCAATGCCGTCAAATCTTTTCCATTTTCACTTCCAAAGATTATTTTCCCCAAAAGCCGCTCTAAATCGTAAATATCATCAAGTTTTTCTCTCAAATCTTCACGAATCAAGATATTATCAATAAAATACTGTACATCTTCCTGTCTTTTTCTTATTTTATGAACATTTAAAAGCGGATTATTTATAAATCTTTTTAAAAGCCGTGTTCCCATCGAAGTTTTACACTCGTCCAGCACCCACAAAAGCGAACCATAGACAGTTTTTTCCCTCTGATTTTTCAAAAGTTCCAGATTTCTGCTTGTAATCGCATTTATTTCAGCATAATTGGAAATATTCACAAACTCAATTTTTTCCACAGTCAGCTCATGCTCAACCTGCATAGCAGCTGAATAA contains:
- the ruvX gene encoding Holliday junction resolvase RuvX, which gives rise to MKKFIGLDVGDVRIGVAKCDPLGILATALEVIDRTKTNPVERIKEILDDEGTKKVVVGMPKSLDGTKKRQVEKVEEFVEELKKDIPNIQIIFVDERYTTTEAEHYLKNYSKKNGKERRKVVDMVAASIILQKYLDTLT
- the alaS gene encoding alanine--tRNA ligase codes for the protein MTGNEIRKSFVDFFKSKEHKHFESASLIPDDKSLLLTVAGMVPFKPFFLGEKEAPFKRITTYQKCIRTNDLENVGRTPRHHTFFEMLGNFSFGDYFKKEAIEWSWEYITKVLKLEEDRLWVSVYKTDDEAYEIWNKEIGVPAERIVRLGEEDNWWAAGPVGSCGPCSEIYYDTQNMGKNNEEADRKPGDDGDRFLEIWNLVFTEWNRLEDGSLVPLPEKNIDTGAGLERIASVVQNKDNNFDTDLFTNITKGIKSVLEIQGNENEEAVKIIADHVRASVFLIGDGVLPSNEGRGYILRKIIRRAFGAGSSAKQKVFEKEDIFLYKLVPYVLETMNEAYPELAEKQEYIEKVIRLEEERFATTLKNGTEMLEEEIQKLKTANQKELPAELTFKLYDTFGFPFELTKLILENQGFEASEEEFEKKLAEQVQRSKDSRTTISDMIKDEFIDEFFEKHGKTEFTGYLQNFEEKSTLLHIAKSEGISGYEMIFDKTPFYAESGGQVADTGIITSGEFEGKVVNVVKKHDVFIHQVEITRGIAPAVGMEVKMQIDVNRRKDIQRNHTATHILHKVLRENLGTHVEQSGSLVDDEKLRFDFSHYEAISPEMIEKIEKGVNDIILSNLQVKINYENIEDAKARGAMALFSDKYGDIVRVVEIDGYSIELCGGTHVKSTGEIGLFNIESENGIASGTRRITATTGYKSLNYVNRLEDKIKEISDIFRTDEKNVVDIIEKYIGDMRAAVKVHEEMQTKLVKYEINEMLENVETVNDVKVLKSSFEDKNVDELKEIVDRGKEKMQSGIIILGTNNNGKAVFVVGVTKDLISKVKAGEIVKIAAQVAGGNGGGRPDFAQAGGKDGTAVKEAVKKAFEFVTEKL
- a CDS encoding Type 1 glutamine amidotransferase-like domain-containing protein, coding for MIFLKNMILTSSLYESIELVKKFLDKNTESKKILFIPTATNVDEYKKYIHLTQKAFEDFGYEVENFDVSIFSENTAKEKLSEAKIVFISGGNTFYLLQELKRKNLTSYLKERIENGLLYIGESAGSVIAAPDIEYASIVDDKTFATELNDYTGLSLVDFYIVPHFEEEPFVKSSRNTVELYKDKLDLKLINNKEAILVENNNFTIIK
- the lptB gene encoding LPS export ABC transporter ATP-binding protein; translation: MARKISIEADSLKKIYKNREVVKSVSLSMEKGEVVGLLGPNGAGKTTTFYMITGIVRPNHGRVMYNGEEITTLPMYKRARLGLGYLPQEASVFRNLTVEENIVSVLEMRGVNKKERIATMQNLIEEFKLSHVAKSLGYALSGGERRRVEIARTISTNPDFILLDEPFAGVDPIAVEDIQNIIMQLKERGLGILITDHNVRETLRITERAYIMAEGTILIAGTGQQIANDETARRVYLGDNFKLD
- a CDS encoding LptA/OstA family protein, whose amino-acid sequence is MWKKIAYGGLVLILIYFIYAVFFKKIPTPLEQMQKDMKAKKVVYRLKDDAIIYADEQIGSEGDEVIKFKNVIVDLVKKQMIISGKEGEVNTKTSDVTLMKKVVGTTKDKKWEIYTERVEYKKQGDLLISPVRTKLINTVDDTVSEADRVETTTKFETIVAIGNASYNNKKDKKTLTADKITYHDPTKVSDAEGHVIYKEEQTKRELRANKMRYDDINKIGNAEGNVIYTDPENKLTGNKVDYYMKDERIDGQGNIVYTGKNSVISADTASYFVKKKQVDGRGHVKYTSPTLIVTGDHVFYDEIARILNGDGNGTYNYLPRKTTGTYRSGVYDLKTETLTTNDYYTANYDDYKMDGTGLIYVFPTGDATMNGSFNVKKQNFNVHGANGTMNTISKDIFANKMEMTSVQGDRITSDTGRGSFEKKEFRFDGHVKGKIRGNIKDLVNDPTPLVESEAVNFIGNTAKVYFVSHKNGSNMSITRSEIKENVHMTYKDITLDSQYNEMDSGRNLILARDKVMVDFKNNTKMTANYLYMDMNKQEGYARNNVKIVSTLPQFRAINTSADKATIYLKDKKIKLNGNVVTYQGKTQISSKSAIYDMDKRILENEGNIQMQYEIQNNEEQGRSDPKNAAATQEVIGKLSIPEGEVSTRGGINLPKSMTASNGVPVTIKWRSSNSSLFSVSGRINKQFYGGGTKGVTLTAIAKAGVDTAQRTFNVSVPTESAHEMLVRAAKNIYVPEDGGNLPSSVRVNVNKGTIDVPISWSKNGDRNVATLRYGGASYQKQF
- the mutS gene encoding DNA mismatch repair protein MutS, translating into MADTPLMKQYKEIKSNFEDSILFFRLGDFYEMFFEDAVKASRELGLTLTSRNKEKNVDIPLAGVPFHSADSYITKLVSKGYKVAICEQTEDPKMAKGIVKREVVKIITPGTVVDVEALDAKSNNYLMSILKIENKFGIAYIDITTGEFKVTEVEKDDDFVKLFNEINKIEPKEVLVTEDFYGEIKEKLDDFLQKNDSVVTFVNKVRDSAKYLMDYFEIVSLESYGIKDKKAIIGAAAMALDYSAAMQVEHELTVEKIEFVNISNYAEINAITSRNLELLKNQREKTVYGSLLWVLDECKTSMGTRLLKRFINNPLLNVHKIRKRQEDVQYFIDNILIREDLREKLDDIYDLERLLGKIIFGSENGKDLTALKKTIKSAVEIMKILGNTDFFRNIDANILFECYKIIDDSIKEDAPFSVREGGIIKSGYNAELDQIRNIMNSGKDFLLDIEQREREATGIRNIKIKFNKVFGYFIEITKANLDMVPEHYIRKQTLSNSERYITPELKKYEDTIINSKAKIEDLEYHLFKEISGKLKEHRKILSELAERLAYIDVMVSFAVSAIENDYAKPEMNEEYSFEIEGGRHPVVEKLIGRTDYVSNDTVFTEKESFVVLTGPNMSGKSTYMKQIALISIMAQIGSFVPAKKANLSVIDKYLTRIGASDDILTGQSTFMVEMSEVSNILNNATEKSLIILDEVGRGTSTTDGVSIATAISMYIHDKIGAKTVFATHYHELTDLENKFAHIVNYRIEVDEKQGKVMFLRNIVKGGADKSYGIEVAKLAGLPKEILIESKKILKRLEQKKELIERTVDVHQLSLFGGNSELENDFQEFENESANDFENTESNQFYTEKLVQVEEEKESLLEIVNKIENYDVNNVTPMDAIKFLFELKQEIKKDN